A window from Citrus sinensis cultivar Valencia sweet orange chromosome 5, DVS_A1.0, whole genome shotgun sequence encodes these proteins:
- the LOC102627633 gene encoding uncharacterized protein LOC102627633 — MGCCISKCKPTKKHSIDQEFNHHRHHDVQDKLVISQQAPRTPNILLSNRISPCPLSPPSSTSSISSFTCTTSNTSESCSSLSSSASSALSSKDRSFSNEFLWSCVKENPHIIRINSIKQASLSLATTKVQAKKLDSPIKSIAATVKQSIPPRINGSTPQKRVRSSSPTPLSRQKSFRREPERQNSPYILSSRGLRSPSPSRRFSGDSNRGFVTNTTKEICSNRMATKVHNANPVSSSLRKENFRPPSPSNNFNSAGLRLCLSNKETFTHRIGSKIDEVAVAEALASHGNSDPVPMEDIDNPLISLDCFIFL, encoded by the coding sequence ATGGGCTGTTGCATTAGCAAATGCAAACCCACGAAAAAACATTCCATTGATCAAGAATTCAACCATCATCGTCATCATGATGTTCAAGACAAGCTTGTTATCTCACAGCAAGCCCCCAGAACTCCAAATATCCTTCTCTCAAATAGAATTTCTCCCTGCCCTCTTTCCCCTCCTAGCTCAACTTCTTCCATTTCTTCCTTCACTTGTACAACAAGCAACACTTCCGAATCATGCTCATCGCTCTCTTCTAGTGCTTCTTCGGCCTTGAGCTCGAAAGACAGATCCTTTTCCAACGAGTTTTTGTGGTCTTGTGTGAAGGAAAATCCACATATTATTCGCATTAATTCTATCAAACAAGCTTCTCTATCATTAGCAACCACTAAAGTTCAAGCTAAAAAATTAGACTCACCCATTAAGTCAATAGCGGCAACAGTGAAGCAATCAATCCCACCAAGGATAAATGGCTCTACACCACAAAAGAGAGTTCGATCAAGCTCGCCAACACCTCTGTCACGACAAAAGAGCTTTCGCAGAGAGCCAGAGAGACAAAATTCTCCATATATTTTGTCGAGCAGAGGCTTGAGATCACCGTCTCCCAGTAGAAGATTCAGTGGAGATAGTAACAGGGGATTTGTCACAAATACAACTaaagaaatttgttcaaaCCGCATGGCTACTAAGGTACATAACGCTAATcctgtttcttcttctctaagaaaagaaaatttcaggCCACCAAGTCCAAGCAATAATTTTAACTCAGCAGGATTGCGGCTTTGTTTAAGCAATAAAGAAACATTTACTCATCGAATTGGTTCTAAAATTGATGAAGTTGCAGTGGCAGAAGCACTGGCTTCTCACGGTAACAGTGACCCCGTTCCTATGGAGGATATTGATAATCCTCTAATTTCCTTggattgttttatttttctgtag
- the LOC102631342 gene encoding gibberellin 20 oxidase 1-D, whose amino-acid sequence MDSSSSTVLFLPSPVELQGQRDHSGVSLVDSSLSQKQTNLPVEFTWSKGDLVSSHGELMEPVVDLEGFFRGDEVATQRAARIIKDACMSHGFFQVINHGIDASLISAAHDQIDNFFKLPTSRKLKAQRMPGNMWGYSGAHADRFCSKLPWKETLSFGFDDCSLNPMVVNFFKSKIGKDFEQTGIIYQKYCEAMKCLSLGITELLAISLGINDRLHYREFFEEGCSIMRCNNYPTCQASDLALGTGPHCDPTSLTILHQDQVGGLEVFANNRWQSVRPRDDALVINIGDTFTALSNGKYMSCLHRAMVNRFTERRSLAFFLCPREDKVVRPPQDLICRQGTRIYPDFTWSDLLEFTQKHYRSDSATLENFTKWLPTSKPTAKF is encoded by the exons ATGGATTCAAGTTCCTCTACAGTACTTTTCTTGCCATCTCCAGTAGAGCTCCAAGGCCAAAGAGATCACAGTGGAGTTTCTCTTGTTGATTCATCTCTCTCGCAAAAACAAACGAACTTACCCGTAGAGTTCACTTGGTCGAAAGGAGATTTGGTTAGCTCTCATGGGGAGCTAATGGAGCCAGTAGTTGATCTTGAAGGTTTCTTTAGAGGTGACGAGGTGGCAACTCAGCGAGCTGCGAGGATCATAAAGGATGCTTGTATGAGCCATGGCTTCTTTCAAGTAATCAATCATGGAATTGATGCTAGCCTTATAAGTGCCGCCCATGATCAAATTGACAATTTCTTTAAGCTGCCGACCAGCCGGAAACTAAAAGCTCAGAGGATGCCTGGTAACATGTGGGGCTATTCAGGTGCTCATGCTGACCGATTTTGCTCTAAATTGCCATGGAAGGAAACATTATCTTTCGGCTTCGATGACTGTTCCTTGAACCCCATGGTCGTGAATTTCTTTAAGTCCAAGATTGGGAAAGATTTTGAACAGACAGG GATAATCTATCAAAAATATTGTGAAGCAATGAAGTGCTTATCTCTAGGAATAACGGAGCTCCTAGCAATCAGCTTGGGAATCAATGATCGATTACATTATAGGGAATTTTTTGAAGAAGGTTGCTCTATAATGAGATGTAACAACTATCCTACTTGCCAAGCGTCAGATCTTGCTCTTGGCACTGGCCCTCATTGTGATCCAACTTCCCTAACCATACTTCACCAAGATCAAGTTGGAGGATTAGAAGTATTCGCCAACAACAGATGGCAGAGTGTTCGACCTCGTGATGATGCCCTAGTTATCAATATTGGGGATACTTTCACG GCATTATCAAATGGGAAATACATGAGTTGCCTGCATAGGGCAATGGTTAATAGGTTCACGGAAAGAAGATCATTGGCATTCTTTCTTTGCCCGAGAGAAGACAAAGTGGTGCGGCCCCCACAAGATCTTATTTGCAGACAAGGGACCAGAATTTACCCTGATTTCACATGGTCTGATCTGCTCGAATTCACTCAAAAGCACTATAGATCCGATTCTGCAACACTCGAAAACTTTACCAAATGGCTCCCAACTTCCAAACCAACTGCTAAATTCTAG